The genomic DNA CCTTAGCGAGCCGCACCAGGCTCCGCATATCCTCGTTGCGCGAAGCGAACCCGGTATCGACCGGGCCCACGTCGGCGGCGTTCCCATTGCCCGCCGCCGCGATGTCGTCGCTTCCCGGAAATGCGCGGTAGCCGTCCTGGAGCCGAGCTTCGCGTAGCTCCGGCGTGAGCGCGTTCCACTCTCTGGTTGGAGCCCAACGGACATGCCTGGAGTCACGTCTCCCCAGGCGCACCAGCGACTCCTGCGTGTGGAACAGGTGCAGGGAGTTAGTCCACGCGTAGGGCGGATCGTTCTCGATCTGAAGACCCGGCCGGCTGCAGGCGTATAGCCTGAGTGCGTGTGTCGTGAACGGGCGTCCGCCGGACGCTTTCCAGAGCGCCATGATGGCGCGCCAGCGGCGGTCCAGGACGTGCTCGGCCGCTGCACTCACCCACCATGGACCGCCCGGGGCAGAATAGTAGCGTACCGCATCCTCGTAGCGTGCAAGGTGTCTTATTCTCTTGCACCTGCCGGTCTGGCTCAGCGTACTTACCATGTTTGCCAGGGTGAGCCGTTCCGACTCCAGGGTGAGTGCGGGGTCGGCGTCGATCTCTCGCTGGATCTCTTCGAGCAGGACCGCGCTCTTCATGCGCACGATGGCGCGACCGAGCGCTGCTTCCGCGCGCTGCAGGTCGGAGGCGTACCGCGGCGGTTCGAAGCCAGGCTCGTCGGACGGCCCGAAGTAGTTCCTCCTCGATTTCCGGACGACACGGATCCGTCCGGCCTGGATCGCTGGTTCGAGGTAGCGTGCCAACCGCTTGCTTGCGCCGGCGGGAGCTTTCGACGCGGCGACCCGCTGCCATGAGTCTGCCACTTCGGTTGCGCCGACCAGTCGGCGCTGCTCGCGAGCCAGGCGGACCACCACACCTTCCGCGGTCGCGCAGCGTTCCAGAACGTGCTGGCCATTCTTGGGTGGTGGTGAAGGTGGGGGCACGGCCGAGGCGGAATGCCCACTTAGTCCGAACAGCGTCTTGCCTCGCCGGACGATTCGGCCCCTGGCCAGTGCCGGGGCGAATACCCAGTGCCACCTGACTGTCTGTGCGTCGGGCGCGGGCACGCCACCGTTGGCGGTGACCCACGCCCTGATGATTGCATCACTTGTGACCAGGTGGCCAGCGGCGTTCAAAGCGGCCTGGAGTGCCGCTTCGGCCTGGGCCGACAAGCGCTCGCGGGCGGGCGAAAAGGAGGTCATGATCACCCTGCCCGCTTCCGCTTGCGTCGAATCGACGTCATCTGCCGGCGCTGCCCTTCGGCGTGGTCGCGCCCGTCGTGCACCTCTTTAGGGCTGAGCCGCTTGCGGCCTCGATTCGCCATGGCGGAGCTCTCGTCCCGTTCCGTTACGGTGCGCGCGCGCAGCGGCACCGGCTCTCCAGCCATGTAAGCTTGCGCGCGCCGTTCGACGTCACCCCAGCCGTGCCGGTCAGGTACGGGGTCCGCACGGTTGAGCATGCGCTGCCTGAGCGCCTGGTCGAACGAGGCCGCGGCTGCGAAAATTGCCAACGTCGGACGCTCGGCCCCGTTAAGCCGCGCGACCAGATCGATGATCGGAAGGAGTTGACTGATCAGGTCGATCCGCCCCTCCGTCAACTCTAGAACGTACTGCGCAAGCAACGCATCATCGAAGTGGGAGGAGTCGAGATCGCCGAGACCGATCTCGGACTTGCGGAGTGCATCAGCGACGTCGTCGGCTGTCCCGTAGGTGGGAAATACCAACTCGCTCGGCAGGAGATAACCGAGAGTTTCTCCGGGGGCGTTGAAGACGCGTTCGGGTGCTCCGTGACCCGCCACCACCACCCCAATCCGGGGGTGGAGTCCTTCGTACTCGTCGAGCTCTAGGGGCGTGGCGTGCTCGGCGCTGGCTTGCTGGATGAGGTCGGCGATCACCGCGCGGGGTGCGGGCGGCAGCAGCTGTACGTGATCGAGGATCAGCACGCTGACGCGGTAGAGCCGGAGCGTGTCGATGATCCGCCGAACGATTGTACCGGTGGCCCGGAACCGCAGCTCGGTAGTCTTCAGGCTGGTGCGAATGCTCGTGCAGAGCTGATCCAGGAACTTCGCCTCGCTTCTCAAGCCGCTGGACAGCTGCACGTAGGCGATGCGGCGAGGGTCGCGGATCGTCGCCGCCCGGTAGTTGAAGGCGCGTGCGTAATCGGTCAGAAAGAAGGTGACGCCGACGCGCCGCTGCGCGCCGCGAATGTAGACGCATTCGCGGTTGTGGACCACGCCCGCGAACCGCTTGTCCATCACATCGAGGATGGAGCGCGGGTACACGTGTGGGAGGCGCCGCTTGGAAAGCGCCGCTGCCCCGATCGCGGAGGTGGGGTCCACGCGTTGGAACAGGTCGGCCGCGGTTGCCCGAACCAGCGCGATGTCGAGGGGAGTGCTTTGAAGCGCAAGGGGCGCCGGAGCGCGGGCCAGCAGCTCAGAAGGTGAGCCGAAGCGCGGGACCTCCCTATGCGATCCGCCCTGTTCGGCGCCGTCCCTACCCGTGGTCCAGAGCTCAGGGCGCGTCAGTCCCATGGCAGTACCAGGGCTCTGCCGCCGCGAGCGGTCCGCCTATGCTTCGGCTGCGGTTGTTCGACTGGCCCACCGCCAGATGCTGGCTCCGGCGCCGAAGGGTTTCCCGCGGGGAGCGGGAGAAGCCTGTGCGTTGTCGCTGGCGTCCGTGGAAGTGCAGGCGGAACTGTGCCTGCTAAACGGTCGTAGGCGGCGACTAACGCATCCGCAGTGGCGATCCCGGTGATGCGTCCGTGGTCCGACGCCTCGCGCAAGGCATCGTGTAGCACCGCCTCCTCCCGTTTGCGCGTGCGCAGGGCCTCCGACTCCGCTCGGAACTCTGCCTCGCGTCGCCGCTGCTCGCCGATCTCGGGGGGCGGCGCACCCGGACCGTATACCTCCGCGATTCCGCGGAATTCCAGGCGACCGCCGGGGCCTTGCATTGCGACGTAGGCAACTGTCGGCCGGCCAGGGTCGTGGTACACGGAGACCTCTGACCCGTTGGCGATCTCGGCGAATGCATCCGAGTGGTACTGCAGACCGCCGACGCGGATCCCCGGGCCGTCCAACCGGACGTGATCGTCCCGCAACAGCAGCGGGATCAGAGCTTCGTCGTTGGGACGTCTGATGCCGGCCAGCCCACGCGCTCCGATCGACGCCTCGTAGTGCTCGTTGGGGACTCGGCGGGTCGTGCGGCAGATGCGCTGGTTCATGTGGATCTCGACACCTGTGCGAATGTGCTGTTCGACCTCCGGAATCGTGAGCAGCTCCATCTCGTGCCAGCTACGTGGGTTGGAGCCGCCAACGTAGCCCGGCAGCAGGGGCAGGATGCTCTCCTTGATGGTACGGTAGGAACGCTCGATCCGGCCTCGGCTTCGTGGCGAGTACGGCACGGAGAAGATCTGCATGACCCCCTGTGCTCTCAGCAGATCCCCAACCTCACCAGACCTGAAGTCGCTCCCGTTGTCGCTGTAGACGACCTCCGGTACTCCATAGAGGAGCATCGCCTCCCTGAGCGCGAGTAATGCCGTCCGCGCGCTGGGTGCCTCGGCCCAGACGCGGACGACAAGGATCTTGCGCGTGCACGCGTCGATGATCGTGGTCAGGCACAGACGGCGCACCCGCCTGCGTTTGACAAGGCCACCCGGGATGATTGTTTCTACGATTGCCTCAAACCCCAAGTCCTCTTCAGTTTCGTCGAGCGGCCCCTCATGATCCGGGGCCACCACGTCGAACCGTATGAACGAGTTGTCGATGATCCACGTGCGGTTGGCGTAGGGTGACTCGCGCAGCAGCCTGGTGATCAGGATCACGTCCTCACCCGCCGGCCCACCCCGTGCTTCGACCCTATCGGCATGGGAGATCTGGTGGACAACCGCCTGTACCGTGCGCTCGGAGATGTCCGTACCGGCTCGCTGCATGTGGCGCGCGATGGCGGCAGCGGACCAGTCGGGGTGCTCTCTATAAATGGCGTAGATTCGCTCAACCACGATCGCCGTGGCCTTCTTTGGTCCACGGCGGTGGTTCGGGTACTGGTGTCGGAGTGATATGACGGCGGCGGCCGTATCGATCCCGACCTCACGCGCAGTTGCCTCCGACAGCTCGATGGCCTCCTTCCAACGGTAGAGGGTGCGCCAGTGGATATTCCGGTACTTCGTACACACCTCGCGCGGAATCCCCGGGTATTCCGCTCCTGGGACCGTCAGGACCTCTCCGAACCGTTTACGCCAGTGGGCGGCCAGTTGGCGCGGGTCGGCTATCCCGTTGCCCAGCAGTGGTGCGACCATGCGCCAGCGGGCCTGCGCAATGACGTCTGTGTGGCATGGAGTCACAAAGTCGACGAGGGTGCCCACGGCGGGTCGCGGCGCCGCGTCGGCCGCGCGGCCCCAACCGGTGTCTCCCTCTGTGCCGTAAAGAGGGTCTACGCCTTCGGTCCCGGCAGGTTTGACCAGACCATGTCCGGACAGCTCCACGACGGGAGCCGTCGCGGTCGCGGCAGTCTTTTGCTCCTGTCTCGATGAGGCACGCGCCAAGCGGCGCTCGAGGATGGCGGCCCGGGATTCCAAATCAGCCGCCAAAACATCGAGCTCCTGCAGGTTACCGGTGGCCACCTTCCGCCGCAGCTTCCCCGAAGAGCCGCGCTTGGATACTGCTTGGTGCCGTGTGATCTCGTCGCGCGTGATCTGCCCCAGAGGATATAGCGCTTGAATCGCCTCGTGACCCCGTCGTACGGCGGCCTCTACGCGGGTCACCGCGCGCGCCTCCTGCGAGCCGGGGTCGAGATTCTTCCATCGTTCGCGGTCGCGTCCCTTGTTCGCCTCGGCTGCGTCTAGCCCCTGCTTGTGCCTTAGCCGGCGCCAGAGCGTCGAAACCGTCGGCGCACGTCCGCGCAACCGACCGGTATCAACCGCGTGGACGATCATCCGGTGGAGTTCGGAGGTCGAGCCCTTCGCTTCGGCGATCAAGGCGTCGATTTCTTCCCACGAGATCGGCAGCTTCGCCAATAGGGACATCTGTGCACCCACGCACATACTCCTGGCTTCGGTGACGGACTGGCCGGATCCGAGACTCTCTCGCCCTCACCGTTATAGACGCATGGGCGATACTGCCGGGCAGAATTCCCGAATCTAGGGCGGGTTAGGCGTACCTCGCTCTCGGCCCCGCGGTGCATTCGCCGCCCGGCGGATCGCGGTGGAGAGACACGCTGGGCCGCGGTTGTCCCGAGGTTAGGACGTGCGTGCGCCAACACGAAACAACAATTCGTCAGGGTAGGGCTTGGGCCGGATCGGCAACGGCCGACCGACGCTCGTCCGGCACGTTGTCCGGCCGAGCGCTAGGGCCATCGAGGACTGCGGCCACCGAGTGGCTTTATTCAGCTGACCGGGCGAAGCGCCGACTGACCGCGAGGGCGATCTCCTCTGGCTCTGCCTCGGCGAGATCGAATCCGGCGTTCGCCAAGCCGTGCAGAATGCTCGAGACCAATCGTCCACGGTCGATCGAGCGGCCGTGGCGCATCCGCGAACGCAGACGCCCGTCTTCGACGTATTCGAAAGCGCGCTGATCCAGCCGGATGCTCGTACGGGCACCAAACCCGGACAAGCCCGGTTCGGCCTCCCCAGCCGGCGTTTCCTCGGGATCGGGCCAGACCCTGTAGGGGATAGCGTCGGCCGCTCCGGGCGTCGTTTCGAACGGTGCGAGAACAAGCTGTTCTTTCGGTTCAGGCGAGTTGCCGCCCTCTCGAGTCGTCATTGCGGAATCGGTTGCTGTGCCAGCGAGACGATGTGTCCGACCGATGAACAGCGCAGCAGTAGACGCCTGCCCAGTAGACGAGACCGTCATCCACGCGAGAACGAGCTGAGGGAGGTCAGGTCCGGCCTCAAAGCAAGTGACTCGTGCGCGAGAACGCGCACGAGCAGTTGGTCACAGAGAACGTCTTCGACCGGGACCAGCGCCTGCCGATATCGCAAGCGTGCGCGGGGCCTGCGTGCGGCCAGAGCAGGCGCTCCCGGGTTTACCTTTACCTCACCCGGAGCGTATAGCGCCCCGTTTCACGCTCTGCGCCAGAGGCCACCCCGATACGGACGACGTAGGCGCCTGGGGCGAGTTGGGCCGAGATCCGGCCGGGCTCGCCGGCGACCATCGCGTCGGCAACCGGCTCGCCGGTTCGTGTAAACAGCGCAAGTGTGCTGGTCACCCCGGGAGACTCGAGGCTGAGGGCGACGTCACGGCGGGAGGTGACGTCGAGGACGTAATAGTCGTGGCGCCGCAAGTCGTAGCGCATCATCGTCGGCAGGAGGCAGTCCTCCACGCTCCACTCGCCGGCGACAAGGCCTGCGGAAGGAAGCGTCTCCAGCTTGGGACACCCTTCGAACCCGGCCACGTCCGTGGAACTCCGGAGCGTATACCGCCCGAACGCACGTCCTCCTCCGCTCGATTCACTGCGGTTCTCCACCTCCAGCCGGTACGTGCCAGGCGGCACCTGGGTGGACAGAATCGCGAAAGAGTTCACGAACTCGTCCGCCTTCACCTCCACCCCGTCATCGGTTAGCAGGCGCAGGTGGACCTGCATCCCGGGCGCCTCGACCACCGCCTGGACGTCCCTGCGGACGTCGGTGTGGAAGCGCCAGTAGTCCGTGGGCTGGCGCAGGCCGGCGTTCAACGAGAAGCAGTCGGAGACCGTGAACTCCCCCGCGGCCGCGGTGCCGGGTACGTAATCCGCCACTTGGCTGCAGCCGACAGCGTGGCGCCCGGCGGGCGCCTGTGGATCCGCGAGCTGGTCGGTCTGCTGGGCGCGAGCGGAGGTGGTGGTGAGTGTGAAAAGGACCGCGTGGAAGGCGAGCGTACTACGCATGTGATTACGACCTCTGGTGATGGGATGGGATCCGCCGTGAGCGTGCCCGTCCGCGGGGCGCCTCTCGGAATGTAGTGTATACCTTATGGTGCGGGGCGCGACGAAACCGGTAGCGTGGGCGCATGGCTCACGACCCTGGCGTTCCCGTCGGCCCCGCTCTTCGCAGGTTCAGAAAGGAACGAGGTCTTACAATCGAGCAGACCGCGTCGCGTGCGAAGCTGCACGCGGTCTATTATGGGGACGTCGAGCGCGGCAAGGAAAACCCCACCGTCAAGGTGATCGACCGAGTCCTCACCGTGCTGCGACGCAGCTGGGGCGAGTTCGGGGCAGCGGTCGATGAACTCAGATCCGAGCCGCTGCAGGATCCCGATTAGGGAGCGCCAAGCCCATGCTCGGGGCGTTCGCGCACTTGTGAATGTAGTCTATATACGACAGAATACCGCTGTCCTCGACATCCGTCAACGTCTCGCCCACCCCCTCCCAGAGTCACGGCGCGCGGCGGGCCACGGTCCGCGGGGAGTTCGTGTGCGGCCGCCATCAGCGGGAGGCCGCAACCGCGGCGCGTCAGCCACTGGGGACAATCGGTGCTGCGCAGCAACGGGTACGCCGGACTACGCATGAGGTACTGCTCTCTCGTCCTCCCGGTGCCGACGCAGCGGCCACGGCTTGGACGAACCCCAGGCCTCTGTGGCCAGCCGGTTCTGGCGCGCCGTGGTCCCCTTGTCCACTTAGACCCGCGTGATCGAGCCATGCTGCGGGGGTGTGGCAAGTGTAGCGCTTGGCTACATTCGGAGGTATTGTGTGTCTGAATACGAATTGTAGCCCCCGCCCGATCCGTGGCCTCATGGCTCGTCAGAAGACAAAGAATACACTCGAGCGGGCGCCGCGGCGGCGAATCCCGCCCCCGCCACCCTTTTGGTTGTACGATCAGGTAAAGGGATTTTTCGGACTCTCCATCCTCCATGAGACGGATGGATCGGCCGGGGTGGCACTCTGGCGAGCGGCCCGCACGGCCAGGTTGTTCGTTGATTCAGGCGCCAAAAGGCGCGAGTGCTTCGGCACCCTCAGTCACGCGAAGCTGCGGGAAATCTTCTCCGTGGACGAGGTGGATCCATTCGCACACCAAGCTACGATTTTCGAGATTTTCGCGCGGGCGCGCTCTCGCCCCCAGGTAACCGAGCCCGAACTTGCTTCGGCGTGTTCTCGCGTGAGCGAATGGGCGGGAGGCGCGTGGAAGAAGCAGACGGAATTGCACTTCGCGGAACTTGCCGCCCGCGTTGATCCGAACGACCCGAGTTTGGCGAATGCCGCGGCGCGGCTCTGTCGCGAGGCGTCGCTGTTCGACCGGGCCGCCCTCTGGTTCGAGCGTGGATACCGCTTTGCAGCGTGGTCCGGTGACCGCTCGGAGGCGGTCAGCTCTCTACTTGGCTACGGAGCGTTGATGAAGGAGTGCGGCCGGCTGGATGAGGCCCGCCGCTGGTTCTTGAAGGCAGCCAGGCGCGCGGCGAGGACGGGCCGCCGAAGAAGCGCGGCCGAGACCCGGCACGACCTCATGGCCCTGGCTGCGGAAGCCGGGGATGTATCCGAGGTGATCGAACATGCAGATGCGGCCGTTGAGCTATACCCGCTCCATCATCGGCGATTGCCGTACCTCGCGCACGATTTCGCGTACGCGCTGATCCGCACGCAGCAGTACGCGTTGGCATACCCGCTCCTGGAGTTGTTCGTCCGCGTGGTGCCCAGGCACCACCTGCTACCGGGCGTGGCGACGTTCGCGTGGGCCGCCGCCGGTCGGGGCCTGGTTCACCGCTATGACGACGCGGAGCGG from Longimicrobium sp. includes the following:
- a CDS encoding DDE-type integrase/transposase/recombinase, which encodes MAKLPISWEEIDALIAEAKGSTSELHRMIVHAVDTGRLRGRAPTVSTLWRRLRHKQGLDAAEANKGRDRERWKNLDPGSQEARAVTRVEAAVRRGHEAIQALYPLGQITRDEITRHQAVSKRGSSGKLRRKVATGNLQELDVLAADLESRAAILERRLARASSRQEQKTAATATAPVVELSGHGLVKPAGTEGVDPLYGTEGDTGWGRAADAAPRPAVGTLVDFVTPCHTDVIAQARWRMVAPLLGNGIADPRQLAAHWRKRFGEVLTVPGAEYPGIPREVCTKYRNIHWRTLYRWKEAIELSEATAREVGIDTAAAVISLRHQYPNHRRGPKKATAIVVERIYAIYREHPDWSAAAIARHMQRAGTDISERTVQAVVHQISHADRVEARGGPAGEDVILITRLLRESPYANRTWIIDNSFIRFDVVAPDHEGPLDETEEDLGFEAIVETIIPGGLVKRRRVRRLCLTTIIDACTRKILVVRVWAEAPSARTALLALREAMLLYGVPEVVYSDNGSDFRSGEVGDLLRAQGVMQIFSVPYSPRSRGRIERSYRTIKESILPLLPGYVGGSNPRSWHEMELLTIPEVEQHIRTGVEIHMNQRICRTTRRVPNEHYEASIGARGLAGIRRPNDEALIPLLLRDDHVRLDGPGIRVGGLQYHSDAFAEIANGSEVSVYHDPGRPTVAYVAMQGPGGRLEFRGIAEVYGPGAPPPEIGEQRRREAEFRAESEALRTRKREEAVLHDALREASDHGRITGIATADALVAAYDRLAGTVPPALPRTPATTHRLLPLPAGNPSAPEPASGGGPVEQPQPKHRRTARGGRALVLPWD
- a CDS encoding helix-turn-helix transcriptional regulator codes for the protein MAHDPGVPVGPALRRFRKERGLTIEQTASRAKLHAVYYGDVERGKENPTVKVIDRVLTVLRRSWGEFGAAVDELRSEPLQDPD